The Flavobacteriaceae bacterium 3519-10 genome includes a window with the following:
- a CDS encoding probable oxidoreductase produces MIYLFTEYRLLLMLQTLKIAILGYGHIGKKHADMVAQSEDCELVALIDPKFITDDYAGLKTPPYFLSLQEFLDSGIKADIVAVCTPNGLHYEQATLLVMHGIHVIIEKPISLKSEEAELLEKLASEKQVNIFPVMQNRFSPPAVWLKNLIDANALGKIYMVQISCFWNRNEHYYEKGSWRGTKNLDGGTLYTQFSHYLDIMFWLFGDITNIKSKFADFNHSHLTEFEDSGIITFDLKSGGMGSFTFSTSVWNENLESSLTIIAENGSVKIGGQYMNKVEKCIIKDYIEPELPETSSANDYGSFKGSAQNHHHLYQNVIDFLNNGKQIQTTTDDCVKVLKMIEEIYASN; encoded by the coding sequence GTGATATATTTATTCACGGAATATCGCCTGTTGCTAATGTTACAAACACTAAAAATAGCCATCCTCGGCTACGGACATATCGGAAAAAAACACGCAGACATGGTCGCTCAGAGCGAAGACTGTGAGCTTGTTGCACTTATCGATCCGAAATTTATAACTGATGATTATGCTGGGCTGAAAACGCCACCTTATTTCCTTTCCTTGCAGGAATTTTTGGACAGTGGTATCAAGGCAGATATCGTTGCCGTCTGCACGCCAAACGGTTTGCACTATGAGCAGGCGACGCTTCTTGTGATGCACGGAATTCATGTAATTATAGAAAAACCCATTTCACTAAAGTCGGAAGAAGCTGAATTGTTGGAAAAACTTGCTTCTGAGAAACAGGTCAATATATTTCCTGTAATGCAGAACCGGTTTTCGCCGCCCGCTGTATGGCTGAAGAACCTCATAGATGCCAACGCTTTAGGGAAAATCTATATGGTTCAGATTTCATGCTTCTGGAACCGGAATGAGCATTATTACGAAAAAGGTTCGTGGCGCGGAACAAAAAATTTAGATGGTGGCACGCTGTACACACAGTTTTCGCACTATCTCGACATTATGTTTTGGCTTTTTGGCGACATTACCAACATAAAATCCAAATTCGCAGATTTTAACCATTCGCATTTAACTGAATTTGAGGACAGTGGCATAATCACCTTCGATCTTAAATCTGGCGGGATGGGAAGTTTTACATTTTCGACTTCAGTTTGGAATGAAAATCTCGAAAGTTCACTCACTATCATCGCCGAAAACGGATCTGTGAAGATTGGCGGACAATATATGAACAAGGTAGAGAAATGCATTATTAAAGATTATATTGAACCCGAACTTCCTGAAACAAGCAGCGCGAATGATTACGGAAGTTTTAAAGGGTCGGCCCAGAACCATCATCATCTTTACCAGAATGTAATCGACTTTTTAAATAACGGAAAGCAAATTCAGACGACCACCGACGACTGTGTGAAGGTGCTGAAGATGATAGAAGAAATTTATGCCTCAAACTAA
- a CDS encoding glycosyl transferase, family 4, whose product MEYIIVTLLLFILMLAYFKIALKYKIIDKPNHRSAHSEVTIRGGGVVFPVAFLLFLLTIAGVGFLSLPASDINFENHNFLMFGIGLLLICIISFIDDVTDLSSKIRLAFHVVVVTFLMLFLDILAIQPMWLIPVLYIIIIGILNAYNFMDGINGITGLYTLAVLLSLWYINTYIIDFTADGFIIYPLLATIVFLFFNFRTKAKCFMGDIGSMGIAFWVIALLGLLILKTGELKWILFLSVYGVEVIATLLERLKLKENIFEAHRRHLYQLFANDLKISHLTVSAVYAVCQLLINAFVIFSDLPDAVIFPVVLMPLVILYFYTKYAVKKAIPKAAKK is encoded by the coding sequence ATGGAATATATTATTGTAACACTTTTACTTTTTATATTGATGCTTGCATATTTTAAGATTGCTCTTAAATATAAGATCATTGATAAACCAAACCATCGCAGTGCCCACTCTGAGGTCACCATACGGGGCGGTGGTGTGGTGTTTCCGGTTGCTTTCCTGCTTTTTCTTTTAACGATAGCCGGTGTTGGATTCCTTAGCCTGCCGGCATCTGATATTAATTTTGAAAATCATAACTTCCTTATGTTCGGCATCGGATTGCTGTTGATCTGCATCATCAGCTTTATAGACGATGTCACGGATCTTTCAAGTAAGATCCGGCTTGCGTTTCATGTTGTTGTCGTTACATTTCTGATGCTTTTTCTCGATATTCTGGCAATTCAGCCTATGTGGCTCATTCCGGTTCTTTATATCATCATCATCGGCATCCTTAACGCCTACAACTTTATGGATGGCATCAATGGAATTACCGGGCTTTATACGCTGGCGGTGTTGCTCTCTTTATGGTATATTAACACCTACATTATCGATTTTACGGCCGACGGTTTCATAATTTATCCATTGCTTGCGACAATAGTTTTCCTGTTTTTTAATTTCAGAACAAAAGCTAAGTGCTTCATGGGCGACATCGGAAGCATGGGGATCGCTTTTTGGGTTATTGCGCTGCTGGGCCTGCTTATTCTGAAAACCGGCGAGCTGAAGTGGATTTTATTTCTTTCTGTGTATGGGGTGGAAGTGATCGCTACACTACTTGAAAGATTAAAACTTAAAGAAAATATATTCGAGGCGCACCGCCGCCATCTTTATCAGCTTTTTGCAAATGATCTGAAGATTTCACATTTAACAGTGAGTGCAGTATATGCCGTTTGCCAGTTGTTGATCAATGCCTTCGTAATTTTCTCAGATCTGCCGGATGCAGTGATTTTCCCAGTGGTGCTGATGCCGTTGGTCATTTTGTATTTTTATACAAAATATGCCGTAAAAAAGGCAATCCCGAAGGCCGCGAAGAAGTAA
- a CDS encoding dTDP-4-dehydrorhamnose 3,5-epimerase, translating to MNIKKTPLKDCYIIEPTIIGDERGYFYEKFNEKKWEDLTGLNGHFVQDNISKSTYGVLRGIHLQKGDHAQAKLVSCLEGKVFDVAVDLRESSPTFGQWFGVELSPENKLQLYVPRGFGHGFSVLSETAVFSYKCDNFYHKESEGSVIWNDKDLNIDWKLPENDILLSEKDRHLPTFSERNF from the coding sequence ATGAATATTAAGAAAACTCCTCTGAAGGACTGTTACATAATTGAGCCCACCATCATCGGAGATGAGAGAGGTTATTTCTACGAAAAATTTAATGAAAAGAAATGGGAGGACCTCACCGGACTGAACGGGCATTTCGTACAGGACAATATTTCGAAATCAACCTACGGTGTTTTGCGTGGAATCCATTTGCAGAAGGGCGACCATGCCCAGGCCAAACTGGTGTCGTGTCTTGAAGGAAAAGTTTTCGATGTCGCTGTGGATCTGCGTGAGAGTTCGCCTACTTTCGGGCAATGGTTCGGCGTAGAACTTTCTCCCGAAAATAAGCTTCAGCTTTATGTTCCGCGAGGTTTCGGCCACGGTTTTTCGGTGTTGAGTGAAACGGCCGTTTTCAGTTATAAATGCGACAATTTCTACCATAAAGAATCCGAAGGAAGCGTAATCTGGAACGATAAGGATCTAAATATCGACTGGAAACTTCCTGAGAATGACATTCTTCTTTCAGAAAAAGACCGCCATTTGCCAACTTTTTCAGAGAGAAATTTTTAA
- a CDS encoding Glucose-1-phosphate thymidylyltransferase, whose protein sequence is MKGIILAGGSGTRLYPLTIAVSKQLMPVYDKPMIYYPLSTLLLAGIKDILIITTPHDQQGFIKLLGDGSAIGCKIQYKVQPSPDGLAQAFILGEEFIGDDSVALVLGDNIFYGAGLPKLLASKTNVKGGCVFAYQVSDPERYGVVEFDDNLKAISIEEKPDEPKSNFAVPGLYFYDNSVVEIAKNLKPSPRGELEITDVNRIYLEKGELEVGVMSRGTAWLDTGTFDSLHEASEFVKVLEKRQGFKISCIEEIAYSKGFINREQLLQAAAKYGKSGYGDYLKALV, encoded by the coding sequence ATGAAAGGAATTATCCTCGCCGGCGGCTCCGGTACAAGACTTTATCCGTTAACCATCGCGGTAAGCAAACAGCTGATGCCGGTTTACGACAAACCGATGATCTATTATCCGCTCTCTACGCTGCTGTTGGCAGGTATAAAAGATATTCTGATCATCACGACACCCCACGATCAGCAAGGTTTTATTAAACTTTTGGGCGACGGTTCTGCGATCGGTTGTAAAATTCAATATAAAGTGCAGCCAAGTCCGGATGGATTGGCACAAGCCTTTATTTTGGGCGAAGAATTCATCGGCGACGATTCTGTAGCGCTGGTTTTAGGTGACAATATCTTTTACGGCGCTGGTTTGCCAAAATTATTGGCGTCAAAAACCAATGTGAAAGGCGGCTGCGTTTTCGCCTATCAGGTTTCAGATCCGGAAAGATATGGTGTAGTGGAATTTGATGACAATCTGAAGGCTATTTCAATCGAAGAAAAACCCGACGAGCCAAAGTCTAATTTTGCTGTTCCCGGATTGTATTTTTATGATAATTCCGTGGTTGAAATTGCTAAAAATCTGAAGCCTTCGCCGCGAGGTGAACTTGAGATTACTGATGTTAACAGGATTTATCTTGAAAAGGGCGAACTTGAAGTAGGCGTAATGTCTCGCGGAACTGCCTGGCTCGATACCGGCACTTTCGATTCGCTTCATGAGGCTTCGGAATTTGTAAAAGTTCTTGAAAAACGACAGGGTTTCAAGATTTCTTGCATCGAGGAAATTGCGTACTCCAAAGGTTTTATCAACCGTGAACAATTATTGCAAGCTGCTGCCAAATACGGCAAAAGCGGCTACGGCGATTATTTGAAAGCGCTCGTGTAA
- a CDS encoding dTDP-glucose 4,6-dehydratase, producing the protein MHSILITGGAGFIGSHVVREFVKNNPDKKVINLDALTYAGNLENLKDIENEPNYVFEKADITNVDELRKVFEKHRPDAVLHLAAESHVDRSITDPNAFINTNVNGTANLLNLCREFWTLNPDHQHGSFPDETRNNLFYHVSTDEVYGSLGETGFFLETTAYDPQSPYSASKAASDHLVRAYGNTYGMPFIVSNCSNNYGPNHFPEKLIPLCISNILNGKPLPIYGDGKYTRDWLFVIDHAKAIHQIFFEAKTGETYNIGGFNEWQNIDLVKELIKQMDEKLGNPAGHSEKLITYVKDRPGHDKRYAIDATKLNKELGWYPSVTFEQGLAKTIDWFLENKEWLDHVTSGDYQKYYDKQYS; encoded by the coding sequence ATGCACTCAATCCTCATCACCGGCGGCGCCGGATTTATCGGTTCGCACGTCGTTCGTGAATTCGTGAAGAATAACCCCGACAAAAAGGTCATCAATCTCGATGCATTAACCTACGCCGGAAATCTTGAAAATTTAAAAGATATCGAAAACGAACCCAATTACGTTTTCGAAAAAGCAGATATCACTAATGTAGACGAGCTCAGGAAGGTTTTCGAAAAACATAGACCCGATGCTGTACTTCATCTTGCAGCCGAAAGCCATGTGGACCGAAGCATAACTGATCCAAATGCATTTATCAATACAAATGTAAACGGTACGGCTAATTTGCTGAATCTATGCCGTGAATTCTGGACTTTAAACCCCGATCATCAGCACGGCAGCTTCCCTGATGAAACCCGAAATAATCTTTTTTACCACGTTTCTACAGATGAGGTTTACGGAAGTTTGGGCGAAACAGGTTTCTTTTTAGAAACTACCGCTTACGATCCACAATCGCCGTATTCAGCGAGTAAAGCGGCATCCGACCATTTGGTACGCGCTTATGGAAACACGTACGGAATGCCATTTATCGTCTCGAACTGTTCAAATAATTACGGACCGAACCATTTCCCTGAGAAATTAATTCCACTCTGCATCTCAAATATTCTTAACGGAAAACCGCTTCCTATTTACGGTGACGGAAAATATACGCGCGACTGGCTTTTTGTGATCGATCATGCGAAAGCTATCCATCAGATATTCTTTGAGGCAAAAACGGGTGAAACATACAATATTGGCGGTTTCAACGAATGGCAGAATATTGATTTGGTGAAAGAACTTATTAAGCAGATGGATGAAAAACTCGGCAACCCTGCCGGTCATTCAGAGAAACTGATCACATACGTTAAAGACAGACCCGGACATGATAAACGCTATGCAATTGATGCTACCAAACTCAATAAAGAATTGGGCTGGTATCCTTCCGTAACTTTTGAGCAGGGTCTTGCCAAAACAATAGACTGGTTTCTTGAAAACAAAGAATGGCTGGACCACGTGACGAGCGGCGATTATCAGAAATATTACGATAAACAATACAGTTAA